DNA sequence from the Armigeres subalbatus isolate Guangzhou_Male chromosome 1, GZ_Asu_2, whole genome shotgun sequence genome:
aataataaattgttgGAAATTGCCAACAGGGGAagttttccaaaataataaCCCCGGAATAAAACGACCGTTGCTTGGGGTTTACGGTAAGGGGAGTTATTATTTTCCTGCAATTGTAGGAACTCGTTGTAGtgtacataatttgttataattTTTCTCATTATCAGTTTTTCCCATTACCAATTAAGACTCATTGTAGAAGGTAAGATAATAAGTAATTGTAACTCACGTTTAGTCCCGTTTCTGTGTCCAGTCAATGTCAGTCCGTGAACCAGTCTAATGTATGTCGATTCGTATTCAAGTCTGCACTTCTAACGTACTATTTCTCCGTACTATAATATTAGGGTAATTTTAAGTAATTGCATGGCTTCAAATATTGTAGATTGTTAATCTATAATATTTGATGGCTTTTAGTTAGTTAAATAGTGTACCAACTTAGTTCGAAGGATCCATATAGTATTTTAGGTTAAGGGTACGTAGATCTTTTGGTGCTATTCTACCTGATAATCAGTTTAGATTAGGGGAATTCATATATCAAATAATTCACAATAATACCTTTAAAGGTTCACTTAATCAAATAGCTATAACGATAAATAATTCACTGattatttctaaatttcctTGCTTCACGTTAGCATGCCTGCCGTAATAACAACGAGATATAACTTTTTTCTCTGCTCTACTCTAGTTTGCCTTCATCCTTCATACCAATACCTGACTCACAGCTGCGACAGTGTAGGTTCTGTCAGCTCAGTCCGGTCCTACCTGCTTATCGTGAGGGGTACAGCTGCCGATCACATAAAGAGATCCAAAACGTAGAGGCGCGCTGGCGAACGTTCGCCAACAGATTTGTTATTCTTGTGACCGTTGACCCCAAGCCTATGGCCGTTGACCCGTTGTCGTCCTTGAATTCCGCCACATGCAGACCACCTAGTTCGCCACCCCCATGGCCGCCCATTCGATGTTCTTCGGCGTCCCTGGTGCTAAGTAGCGGCAGCACTGTCCTCCTTCCATGGGGTAATGTAGTGATGGCTGGGTTGGCTGCGTTCATGGTTCGTGGGAGTAGTTGGGACGTTTAACATTCAACAACTGCAaacgttttattattttttttaaaacaatttaaacGAATACTACAAAACGCAAATATCTCACCAATCTTGGacaacccggataaaaaatacaatagagttGCAATAAAGTTTTGTGTGCTGTCACGTGGTTTTCAAGATGTTACATCGAGGCAACCTACCCAGCCTATCAGAGATCCACCTAGTAACAGTGGTTACCAACTACACTTGTTTATTCAATAAAACATTCATTCTGTATTTTCCTATCGAACAAGACGAACGTTTATTTAATCTGTTCGATACAGAACAATTGGCGACGAAAGGATTTCAAACCTACAAGCAAAATGGAAGGATTTGCTCCGCCCAAGTTTTCTTTTGGAGATCAATGGGAGATGTATCAAGAACGTTTAGAGCAATATTTCCTAGCCGTGGATTTAGAAAATGAGCGTAGATCCGCTATACTTCTTACCTCGATTTCGCTAGAAGTTTATCAAACGGTAAAGAACATCTGCCATCCAGAGAAACCAAATGCTAAGTCCTATGAAGAGCTGTGTGCGTTGTTGAAGGAAAGATTCTGTCCGGCGATAATTACTTATCGGGAGCGAACATCGTTTTATAGAGCAAGGCAAGAATCTGGAGAAAGCGTACAAGAATGGTACGTTCGCTTGAAGAAACTATCCTTGAATTGTGATTTTAAAGAACATTTGGACCATGCACTGAAGAACATTTTTGTGACGGGACTACAACCCGGTCCGATTTTTGAACGGTTGTGTGAAGAGGAAGACAATGTTTCATTGGAGAATTTGCTCAAGATTGCGGTGAAAAGGGAAGCCACATTAAAAAACCGAACATTGCTGGAAGTTAACAAGATTAACGAGAAGAAGACAAGTTATGGTTCGAAGCCGGCGAAGAAAGTTAGTTCGGCGACATGTTTTGCGTGCGGAAAGAATAACCATGATTTTAGAAGTTGTCAGTATCGAAGTTATGTATGCAAGATTTGCAAAGAGAAAGGCCATATTGCCGTGGTTTGTCCAAAGAAACAGAAAGCGTTTTTCAAGAAGGAGCAAACGGTCAACCACTTGGAAGTCAACTCTGTTAGCTGTTCTGAGCCGTATTACGTGGATATTGCAGTTAATGGACGAATGACAAGATTTGAAATGGATACTGGATCACCAATAACGATTATCTCTGAGACGTTTTACCGCAATAATTTCGGAGAATTTACACTTCATC
Encoded proteins:
- the LOC134206374 gene encoding uncharacterized protein K02A2.6-like, translating into MEGFAPPKFSFGDQWEMYQERLEQYFLAVDLENERRSAILLTSISLEVYQTVKNICHPEKPNAKSYEELCALLKERFCPAIITYRERTSFYRARQESGESVQEWYVRLKKLSLNCDFKEHLDHALKNIFVTGLQPGPIFERLCEEEDNVSLENLLKIAVKREATLKNRTLLEVNKINEKKTSYGSKPAKKVSSATCFACGKNNHDFRSCQYRSYVCKICKEKGHIAVVCPKKQKAFFKKEQTVNHLEVNSVSCSEPYYVDIAVNGRMTRFEMDTGSPITIISETFYRNNFGEFTLHPFRGKLVFYTGGEATPKGAFEAVLCYQGRQAVGQIVVIEGGRNPLIGRDFIGELLHLRLNKLDTESSDCQEVQLKTILNEYQELFDGSLGCYKHSKINLLLKPDAVPKFVKPRKIPISFQAKVEEELDALEKTGIITKAEIAEWGTPLVPVLKKDKSIRLCADYRVTVNPFLEDKRYPMPVVEDLFDALQGGKLFSKLDLKSAYNQLELEEESRKMLAWSTHKGIYYVNRLPFGTKPACAIFQEVLEKLLQECRNVYQFLG